One region of Trichoderma breve strain T069 chromosome 7 map unlocalized scaffold00007, whole genome shotgun sequence genomic DNA includes:
- a CDS encoding amino acid permease domain-containing protein has protein sequence MDQTEDKLPDKVEHENALEQATTESTGQTVELIQLNPQAVPRDIGPFQIIALGFNIPNSWAGVATAFSAALTAGGPVSLIYGNFVITAMYVSAAVTLAELASVYPTAGGQYHFTSIMAPKRFNRSMSYICAEFYSGYKANSWQLFLISQGLNVFALGYNLFVLKRTRWIHDAAFFLTLSTFITISIVCLARGDKQSSTWVWTNFEPSSGWPPVVSFFTGLTTHAYMYGGLDSALHLAEETLDASRTVPKALMSTIGIGFFSGFVFSVAMTYCIPSLDLFANDPVPIYKLWRIASRSDTAATVFLIVGIVIFTFILVATQQTTSRLIWALARDRGLVFSSQFEKLSPTLGDIPVAALILDAGLIFVCGCVSLGSSAAFNSLVGVFSLMQMLSFAIPAVLLIYRGRSEKVLPRKRAFKVPEILGWACNIGTVIAAVIETVFFTFPSVLPVTGSNMNYAVVVLAVIAIVVVVNWIVFARKHYQGPRIGGFM, from the exons ATGGATCAGACAGAGGACAAATTGCCTGATAAAGTGGAGCATGAAAATGCGCTGGAACAAGCAACTACCGAAAGCACCGGCCAGACTGTCGAGTTGATCCAGCTCAACCCTCAAGCTGTGCCGCGTGATATTGGACCTTTTCAAATCATAGCTCTCGGCTTCAACATTCCCAACAGCTGGGCAGGCGTCGCTACCGCGTTTTCGGCTGCTCTAACAGCTGGAGGTCCCGTCTCGCTGATCTATGGCAACTTTGTCATCACGGCCATGTATGTGTCTGCAGCCGTCACACTCGCTGAGCTTGCGAGTGTTTATCCGACAGCAGGTGGACAGTATCACTTCACGAGCATCATGGCGCCCAAGAGGTTCAATCGATCCATGTCCTATATCTGCG CCGAGTTTTACAGCGGATACAAGGCGAATTCCTGGCAGCTGTTTCTTATATCTCAGGGGCTCAATGTCTTTGCCCTAGGCTACAATTTGTTCGTGCTGAAACGGACTCGATGGATTCATGACGCGGCGT TCTTCTTGACTTTGTCAACCTTCATTACTATATCGATTGTTTGCCTTGCCCGAGGCGATAAGCAGTCGTCGACATGGGTATGGACCAACTTTGAGCCGTCGTCAGGATGGCCTCCCGTGGTATCCTTCTTCACGGGTCTCACCACCcatgcatacatgtatggagGACTAGACTCTGCCCTACATCTCGCGGAAGAGACGCTTGATGCTTCTAGGACAGTGCCAAAGGCGCTCATGTCTACAATTGGaattggcttcttctctggctttgtcttttctgTGGCCATGACATATTGTATCCCCAGCTTGGACCTTTTTGCCAATGACCC GGTGCCGATATATAAACTCTGGCGCATAGCTAGCAGATCCGATACCGCCGCCACAGTCTTTCTTATTGTTGGCATCGTAATCTTCACattcatcctcgtcgccacGCAGCAGACAACATCTCGTCTCATTTGGGCCCTAGCCCGTGACCGCGGTCTTGTATTTTCCTCTCAATTTGAGAAGTTGTCCCCGACGCTTGGCGATATCCCTGTGGCTGCCCTTATTCTCGATGCAGGGCTGATATTTGTGTGCGGATGCGTCAGCTTGGGCTCCTCGGCAGCGTTTAATTCACTCGTCGGGGTGTTCTCcttgatgcagatgcttTCGTTCGCAATCCCGGCTGTGCTGCTAATATATCGCGGGAGAAGTGAAAAAGTGCTTCCTCGCAAGAGAGCATTCAAGGTGCCCGAGATACTGGGTTGGGCTTGTAACATTGGAACGGTTATTGCAGCGGTTATCGaaaccgtcttcttcacgtTTCCGAGCGTTTTGCCAGTTACTGGCAGCAATATGA ACTACGCCGTTGTAGTTCTGGCGGTGATTGCCATTGTCGTGGTTGTGAACTGGATTGTGTTTGCTAGGAAGCATTACCAAGGTCCTAGAATAGGAGGTTTCATGTAA